One part of the Methylobacterium mesophilicum SR1.6/6 genome encodes these proteins:
- a CDS encoding TniB family NTP-binding protein, which produces MHAAFVEHPNYQAVVQEIEDALDLYEEDGEVATLPCIPVVGPSGVGKTTVFKQIRAAHPRVEDGRRVQMPDGTVIVADHVPLLCVTLPAARISVERLGREMLKELGDPHASLGKPEGLDERLDRLTRGCGVKGVLIDEGQRVVDRAGVLTAEKLIDWIKDRHANNNACFFLFGLNRMKPLFEQDGQFDRRWDVELEMTPYVWGDDADEDLSSRDAFIGLLAGLRAESPVPFAEEVDVMDDETAKRFFYASRGLTGGLKKLLTRAMRIILARGREAGRAGPAPEPVIDFALLREAFDKAFRTQKANEKLINPFGPQWDGRLPPAIAEENYVTAAAKDKRRKDKLRRTRNTRNKSTKADRKNALAEALTK; this is translated from the coding sequence ATGCACGCCGCATTCGTGGAGCATCCCAACTATCAAGCTGTCGTCCAGGAAATCGAGGACGCCCTCGACCTCTACGAAGAGGATGGCGAGGTCGCGACGCTGCCTTGCATCCCGGTGGTGGGTCCTTCGGGGGTCGGCAAGACGACCGTCTTCAAGCAGATCAGGGCGGCCCATCCCCGCGTCGAGGACGGCCGGCGCGTGCAAATGCCCGACGGCACGGTCATCGTCGCGGACCATGTCCCCTTGCTCTGCGTGACGCTTCCCGCGGCGAGGATCTCGGTCGAACGACTGGGTCGGGAAATGCTCAAGGAGCTCGGCGACCCCCATGCTTCCCTTGGGAAGCCGGAGGGTCTGGACGAGCGCCTGGACCGATTGACACGGGGTTGCGGTGTGAAGGGCGTCCTGATCGACGAGGGGCAGCGCGTGGTCGACCGCGCGGGCGTGCTGACTGCCGAGAAGCTGATCGATTGGATCAAGGACCGGCATGCGAACAACAACGCATGCTTCTTCCTGTTCGGCCTGAACCGGATGAAACCGCTGTTCGAGCAGGACGGGCAGTTCGACCGTCGCTGGGACGTGGAATTGGAGATGACGCCGTACGTTTGGGGCGACGACGCGGACGAGGACCTTTCGAGCCGTGACGCCTTCATCGGATTGCTGGCGGGCCTCAGGGCCGAGTCACCCGTTCCGTTCGCGGAGGAGGTCGACGTGATGGACGACGAGACCGCGAAACGCTTCTTCTACGCGTCCAGGGGGCTGACCGGGGGCCTCAAGAAGCTCCTGACGCGGGCGATGCGCATCATCCTCGCGCGCGGCCGCGAGGCCGGGCGCGCCGGGCCGGCGCCGGAGCCGGTCATCGATTTCGCGCTTTTGCGAGAAGCGTTCGACAAGGCATTCCGAACGCAGAAGGCGAACGAGAAGCTCATCAACCCGTTTGGTCCGCAGTGGGACGGCCGGCTTCCACCCGCCATCGCCGAGGAGAACTACGTCACGGCGGCGGCGAAGGACAAGCGGCGCAAGGACAAGCTGCGCAGGACGCGGAACACCCGCAACAAGTCGACGAAGGCCGATCGCAAGAACGCTTTGGCGGAGGCGCTCACCAAATGA